From Anopheles funestus chromosome 3RL, idAnoFuneDA-416_04, whole genome shotgun sequence, a single genomic window includes:
- the LOC125771621 gene encoding uncharacterized protein LOC125771621 — protein sequence MKGKVSIVALTVLLFVVNGAPVDPDPAPVSKAIALIHHLTYLIDYLVQYVIGSGNDRKTPQEAADYYQNALVEGKNPPGQDAQGLKPDNGRARQETEIIHKMMKV from the exons atgaaaggaaaagtcTCTATTGTAGCACTCACAGTCCTGTTGTTTGTG GTAAATGGAGCACCAGTCGATCCGGACCCAGCACCAGTATCGAAAGCGATCGCGCTGATCCATCATCTGACCTACCTGATCGACTATCTCGTACAGTATGTAATAGGGAGCGGAAACGATCGCAAAACGCCTCAGGAAGCCGCGGACTACTATCAGAACGCACtggtagaaggaaaaaacccTCCGGGACAGGATGCGCAGGGTCTCAAGCCGGATAATGGACGCGCACGTCAGGAAACGGAAATCATACACAAAATGATGAAGGTTTAA